The following coding sequences lie in one Apium graveolens cultivar Ventura chromosome 3, ASM990537v1, whole genome shotgun sequence genomic window:
- the LOC141712377 gene encoding tRNA(His) guanylyltransferase 1-like, with amino-acid sequence MANSKYEYVKVDYEVNDEVMFPNLIVVRIHFCNFTTFSQVHEFEQPNDEKALNLMNACAIAVLKEYPDIVFSYGFGDEYSFVFSKETNFYQRRASKILSLIVSFFTSNFVTNWKYCFPQKELKSLPLFQSRIICCATIEVLQAYLAWRQRECHTRNQHNTCLWNLVKSGKTELEAQEILKGTLKQDKNELLFQQFKINYKLINKMFRQGSCVLKTENEATVKYINDTPVKRLRKNVIVDHSENIASRKFWNEHSCLVKEIGSFTVEINNIKPEFVKSFTFENKLMPSTWIVVRIDGCHFHRFSEIHEFEKPNDEQALNLMNSCAVAVLKELNDIVFSYGVSDEYSFVLKEDSQLYQRRASYIVSAIVSLFSAVYVMQWIHFFPNKELKYTPCFDGRAVCYPSYKILQDYLAWRQVDCHVNNQYNTCFWELVKSGRTKREAQKYLKGTQTNEKYDLLAQQFHIDYNRLPIMFRRGSSVFREQDKDTAITNEGVGGETQSRVVIKHCNIIDCSFWEANPSILNNMSL; translated from the exons ATGGCAAACAGCAAGTACGAGTACGTTAAAGTTGATTACGAAGTCAACGACGAAGTCATGTTTCCCAATCTCATTGTGGTTCGCATTCACTTCTGCAATTTCACAAC ATTTTCTCAAGTTCATGAATTTGAGCAGCCCAATGATGAAAAAGCTTTGAATTTGATGAATGCTTGTGCAATTGCTGTTTTAAAAGAGTATCCTGATATCGTTTTTTCGTATGGCTTTGGTGATGAGTACAG TTTTGTTTTTAGTAAAGAAACCAACTTCTATCAAAGGAGAGCCAG CAAAATATTGTCGCTCATTGTTTCTTTCTTCACATCCAATTTTGTAACGAATTGGAAATATTGCTTTCCTCAGAAGGAGTTAAAGTCTCTTCCTTTATTTCAATCACGGATCATATGTTGTGCAACCATAGAGGTTCTCCAAGCATATCTTGCATGGCGACAGAGAGAAT GCCACACACGAAACCAACATAATACTTGTCTATGGAATCTGGTCAAAAGTGGAAAGACAGAACTAGAAGCACAAGAAATCTTAAAG GGGACACTTAAGCAAGACAAGAATGAACTGTTATTTCAACAGTTTAAAATTAATTACAAGTTGATAAATAAGATGTTCCGTCAAGGATCCTGTGTTCTCAAGACAGAG AATGAGGCAACCGTGAAGTATATCAACGACACTCCAGTTAAAAGATTGCGGAAAAATGTTATTGTAGATCATTCTGAGAACATAGCCTCACGAAAGTTTTGGAACGAGCATTCTTGTTTAGTAAAGGAGATAGGTAGCTTTACAGTGGAGATCAACAATATCAAACCAGAGTTTGTCAAGTCCTTCACATTTGAGAATAAGTTGATGCCATCAACCTGGATTGTTGTTAGGATAGATGGCTGCCACTTTCACAG GTTTTCGGAGATACACGAATTTGAGAAGCCAAACGATGAGCAAGCCCTGAACCTTATGAATTCATGTGCAGTTGCAGTGCTAAAGGAACTCAATGATATAGTATTCTCATATGGGGTGAGCGATGAGTACAG CTTTGTTTTGAAAGAAGATTCTCAGCTCTATCAAAGGCGTGCTAG CTACATAGTGTCAGCAATAGTGTCTTTATTCTCTGCCGTTTATGTTATGCAATGGATTCACTTTTTTCCCAATAAGGAGTTAAAGTACACACCCTGTTTTGATGGCCGCGCTGTGTGTTACCCCTCCTATAAGATTCTTCAAGATTATTTAGCATGGAGACAAGTTGATT GCCACGTCAACAACCAGTATAATACCTGTTTTTGGGAGTTGGTCAAATCAGGAAGGACTAAACGCGAAGCTCAGAAATACTTGAAG GGTACTCAAACAAATGAGAAATATGACCTGCTCGCACAGCAATTCCATATAGACTACAACAGATTACCGATCATGTTTCGCAGGGGATCTTCTGTCTTCCGGGAACAG GACAAGGACACTGCCATTACCAATGAAGGAGTTGGAGGAGAAACTCAAAGTAGAGTTGTAATAAAGCACTGTAATATAATTGACTGCAGCTTTTGGGAAGCCAACCCAAGCATACTCAACAACATGTCGCTTTAG
- the LOC141710748 gene encoding peroxidase 27-like — MAFEKSTVLVFMQLTIFVCSVLSLANAQGLKVGFYQNTCPSVQNIVKQTTATFISRAPTLAAPLLRMHFHDCFVRGCDGSVLLNSTKDNLAEKDGPPNLGLRGFQVIDAVKTAVESKCPGVVSCADILALVARDAVSMLKGPVPYWKVPLGRRDGRVSIMQETLTNLPPAFFDISQLKASFASKGLNMKDLAVLSGGHTIGTSQCSSFSNRLYNFTGIGDMDPSLDSEYAVNLKKKCKPTDVSNLVEMDPGSFKTFDEDYYTLVAKRRGLFQSDAALLDDKETRDYVELQATTQGSTFFKDFEVSMVKMGNIGVLTGEAGEIRKTCAFVN; from the exons ATGGCGTTTGAAAAGAGTACTGTTTTGGTTTTCATGCAACTCACTATATTTGTTTGTTCCGTTTTAAGCCTTGCTAATGCACAAGGTCTCAAAGTTGGCTTCTACCAAAACACATGCCCTTCTGTTCAAAATATCGTCAAGCAAACCACTGCTACGTTCATTTCTCGAGCGCCAACTCTTGCAGCTCCTTTGCTCAGAATGCACTTCCATGATTGTTTTGTAAGG GGTTGCGATGGTTCAGTTCTACTAAATTCTACAAAGGACAACTTGGCAGAAAAAGACGGACCTCCCAACTTAGGCCTTCGAGGATTTCAGGTTATTGATGCAGTAAAAACTGCAGTGGAATCTAAATGTCCAGGCGTGGTTTCTTGTGCTGATATACTAGCTTTAGTTGCTCGAGATGCAGTTTCAATG CTCAAAGGACCAGTGCCATACTGGAAAGTGCCCCTTGGAAGAAGAGATGGAAGAGTGTCGATTATGCAAGAGACACTTACAAATTTACCACCTGCTTTTTTCGACATCTCTCAACTCAAAGCATCATTTGCCTCCAAGGGGTTAAACATGAAAGACTTAGCTGTTTTATCAG GAGGACACACCATTGGCACATCTCAGTGTTCTAGCTTTAGCAACCGGCTATATAACTTTACTGGCATAGGTGACATGGACCCTTCACTAGATTCCGAATATGCAGTTAACCTAAAGAAGAAATGCAAGCCAACGGATGTAAGTAATCTGGTGGAGATGGATCCAGGTAGCTTCAAAACATTTGACGAAGATTACTATACACTTGTAGCTAAGAGGAGAGGACTATTTCAGTCTGATGCTGCACTTTTGGACGACAAAGAAACCCGAGATTATGTTGAACTCCAGGCCACAACACAAGGGTCTACTTTCTTTAAAGATTTTGAGGTTTCTATGGTGAAGATGGGTAACATTGGAGTTCTTACAGGGGAGGCTGGTGAAATAAGGAAAACCTGTGCTTTTGTTAATTAA